A single bacterium DNA region contains:
- a CDS encoding bi-domain-containing oxidoreductase, whose product MKQIVQIYKTGELKVEEVPAPLCRAGRILVETRSSLISAGTEKSGLALARKSLAGKARSRPDLVRKVIDKARTEGLAEAYRQSLARLDTPVALGYSLAGTVLEIGAGVRGFRPGDRVACFGAGFASHAETVCVPANLTVPIPDRLDFDEAAFVGLGAIALHGSRLLKTTLGESAAVVGLGMLGLISAQILAAAGCRVEGFDPDPSRIELARSLGIEAFAGAGDFEAAVRSGTAGRGADGVAVWAAGGGSAPLELAARVCRKQGTVAVPGLVGLEVPRDLFYEKELSLVVPRSAGPGIYDPEYEERGRDYPAGYVRWTARRNLEEFLRLAADGRVEVGPLVTHRFPIDRALEAYDLIGGKRSEPYLAVILTCAPGKEPPARTTTLRTAALRRKHRDGRLGVGLIGAGLFAKGTLLPAIKGEKGIELRGLASAGGAGGVHCGEKFGFSYCTTDYRRLLEDGEIDCVLVATRHNLHAPMVLEALAAGKAVFVEKPLCVNEEELAAIEKAAEKEALPLMVGYNRRFSPHSVWVRNFLAERGGPWVIACRCNAGFVPAESWVQDPEEGAGRVIGEVGHFVDLVQFLGGGLTERVEARAAGMAGVGFLNEDNLIATLSLSGGSIASILYTAAGSRSYPRERVEIFGGGCAAEIENFRSSRFVSEGKARRLARPAADRGHREEFSAFFRAVRNGSFPVPFSDYRATSLATFGIVESLRTGLPRLVERA is encoded by the coding sequence ATGAAACAGATCGTCCAAATCTATAAAACGGGGGAACTGAAGGTGGAAGAGGTCCCGGCCCCGCTCTGCCGGGCGGGAAGGATCCTGGTCGAAACCCGCTCTTCCCTGATCAGCGCCGGGACCGAGAAATCCGGCCTGGCCCTGGCCCGCAAGTCCCTGGCGGGAAAGGCCCGGAGCCGGCCCGACCTGGTCCGCAAGGTTATCGACAAGGCCCGGACCGAAGGGCTGGCCGAAGCCTACCGGCAATCGTTGGCCCGCCTCGACACCCCGGTCGCCCTGGGTTACAGCCTGGCCGGCACCGTCCTGGAAATCGGCGCCGGGGTCCGGGGGTTCCGCCCGGGGGACCGGGTCGCCTGTTTCGGAGCCGGCTTCGCCTCCCACGCCGAAACGGTCTGCGTTCCCGCCAATTTGACGGTTCCGATTCCCGACCGGCTCGATTTCGACGAAGCCGCGTTCGTCGGGCTGGGAGCGATCGCCCTCCACGGCTCCCGGCTCCTGAAAACCACGCTGGGGGAGAGCGCTGCCGTCGTCGGGCTGGGAATGCTGGGTCTGATCTCCGCCCAGATCCTGGCGGCGGCCGGCTGCCGGGTCGAGGGGTTCGACCCCGATCCCTCCCGGATCGAACTGGCCCGGAGCCTGGGGATCGAGGCTTTCGCCGGGGCCGGGGATTTCGAAGCAGCCGTCCGGTCCGGGACAGCGGGGCGGGGAGCGGACGGAGTTGCGGTCTGGGCGGCGGGCGGCGGGAGCGCCCCCCTCGAACTGGCCGCACGGGTCTGCCGGAAACAGGGCACGGTGGCGGTTCCGGGCCTGGTCGGGCTGGAGGTCCCCCGGGATCTTTTTTACGAGAAGGAGCTCAGCCTGGTCGTGCCCCGTTCCGCCGGACCCGGGATCTACGACCCCGAATACGAGGAGCGCGGCCGGGACTATCCCGCCGGCTACGTGCGCTGGACGGCGCGAAGGAACCTGGAGGAGTTTCTGCGCCTGGCCGCCGACGGCCGGGTCGAGGTCGGTCCCCTGGTCACCCACCGTTTCCCCATCGACCGGGCCCTGGAAGCCTACGACCTTATCGGGGGAAAACGGAGCGAGCCCTATCTCGCGGTTATCCTGACCTGTGCGCCCGGGAAAGAGCCCCCGGCCCGGACCACGACCCTGCGGACGGCGGCCCTCCGGCGGAAGCACCGCGACGGGCGCCTGGGTGTGGGCCTGATCGGCGCGGGGCTCTTCGCCAAGGGAACGCTGCTGCCGGCGATCAAAGGCGAAAAGGGGATCGAACTCCGGGGGCTGGCTTCCGCGGGGGGCGCCGGGGGGGTGCACTGCGGGGAAAAATTCGGATTTTCCTACTGCACCACCGATTACCGCCGGCTCCTGGAAGACGGGGAGATCGACTGCGTCCTCGTCGCCACCCGCCACAACCTTCACGCTCCCATGGTCCTGGAAGCCCTGGCGGCGGGGAAGGCCGTCTTCGTGGAAAAGCCGCTCTGCGTGAACGAGGAGGAACTGGCCGCGATCGAGAAAGCGGCGGAGAAGGAGGCCCTGCCCCTGATGGTCGGTTATAACCGCCGGTTCTCGCCCCACAGCGTTTGGGTCAGGAATTTCCTGGCCGAGAGGGGCGGGCCCTGGGTGATCGCTTGCCGCTGCAACGCCGGTTTCGTCCCGGCCGAAAGCTGGGTCCAGGACCCCGAAGAGGGGGCGGGGCGCGTGATCGGCGAGGTCGGCCATTTCGTCGACCTGGTCCAGTTCCTGGGCGGGGGCCTGACCGAGCGTGTCGAAGCCCGGGCGGCGGGAATGGCCGGCGTCGGGTTTCTCAACGAGGACAACCTGATCGCCACCCTGTCCCTCTCCGGCGGTTCGATCGCCTCCATCCTCTACACCGCCGCCGGCTCCCGGTCCTATCCCCGGGAACGGGTGGAGATATTCGGCGGCGGCTGCGCCGCCGAAATCGAGAATTTCAGATCCTCCCGGTTCGTGAGCGAGGGAAAAGCGCGGCGCCTCGCCCGCCCCGCCGCCGACCGCGGCCACCGGGAGGAGTTCTCCGCTTTCTTTCGGGCGGTCAGGAACGGATCTTTCCCGGTCCCCTTTTCCGATTACCGGGCCACCTCCCTGGCCACGTTCGGGATCGTGGAAAGCCTGCGCACCGGCCTCCCCCGGCTCGTTGAGCGCGCGTAA
- a CDS encoding glycosyltransferase family 4 protein: MRVLLITDSYPPEIRSASLLMAEMAEGFRDRGCEVCVLTSSPRYNLAQWPLAGRKRLFYRETADGIEVIRTHTLPIHNVGHLRRGLGQVFLPAIFSLPTPAIRRPDATVVYSPPLTLGLAAWAVKVSRGTPFIFNVQDIFPQNAVDLGALRNPRIIAAFRAIERFVYRHADAVTVHSNANRNVLIASGADPAKLSVIPNWVDAEKYERARGRPVPLADPTIIEGKFVALFAGVMGYAQDFQVVIDAAKALKGDPDVLFLLVGDGPRGAWVRREAALLPNVIVHPFIQGEEYPALLAAADCGLVTLEKSMKTPVVPSKILGYMAAGKPVVGSLNRESEAVAIIEDAGCGFARGVETGEDLAERISRLRRDPELAREMGAAGRECVRRSFSPRACLDAYFELARSLRRPQ, from the coding sequence ATGCGCGTATTGCTCATAACCGACTCCTACCCCCCGGAAATCCGCTCGGCCAGCCTGCTCATGGCCGAGATGGCGGAAGGGTTCCGGGACCGGGGGTGCGAAGTCTGCGTCCTCACCTCTTCCCCGCGCTACAACCTGGCCCAGTGGCCACTGGCCGGACGCAAGCGGCTGTTCTACCGCGAAACCGCCGACGGGATCGAGGTCATCCGGACCCACACCCTCCCCATCCACAACGTCGGGCACCTGCGGCGCGGCCTCGGCCAGGTTTTTCTCCCCGCCATCTTCTCCCTCCCCACCCCCGCCATCAGACGCCCGGACGCGACCGTGGTCTATTCGCCGCCCCTGACCCTTGGGCTGGCGGCCTGGGCCGTCAAGGTCAGCCGGGGGACGCCTTTCATCTTCAACGTCCAGGACATCTTCCCCCAGAACGCCGTCGATCTGGGGGCCCTGCGCAACCCCAGGATCATCGCCGCCTTCCGCGCGATCGAACGCTTCGTCTACCGGCACGCCGACGCCGTCACCGTGCATTCGAACGCGAACCGGAACGTCCTGATCGCCAGCGGCGCCGACCCGGCGAAACTCTCGGTCATCCCCAACTGGGTCGACGCCGAAAAGTACGAGCGCGCCCGCGGACGGCCCGTCCCACTCGCCGATCCCACCATCATCGAGGGGAAGTTCGTCGCCCTCTTCGCCGGGGTAATGGGTTACGCCCAGGACTTCCAGGTCGTCATCGATGCCGCCAAGGCACTCAAGGGGGACCCGGACGTCCTGTTCCTCCTGGTCGGAGACGGGCCCCGGGGAGCTTGGGTGCGGCGGGAAGCCGCCCTGCTGCCCAACGTCATCGTCCACCCCTTCATTCAGGGCGAAGAGTATCCCGCGCTGCTGGCCGCGGCCGACTGCGGCCTGGTCACCCTGGAGAAATCGATGAAGACCCCGGTAGTCCCCTCCAAAATCCTGGGTTACATGGCGGCGGGCAAGCCGGTGGTCGGTTCCCTCAACCGGGAGAGCGAAGCCGTCGCCATCATCGAAGACGCGGGTTGCGGTTTCGCCCGGGGGGTCGAAACCGGAGAGGACCTGGCCGAGCGGATCTCGCGCCTGCGCCGGGACCCGGAACTGGCCCGGGAGATGGGAGCGGCGGGCCGGGAGTGCGTCCGCCGGTCCTTCTCCCCCCGAGCCTGTCTCGACGCCTATTTCGAACTGGCCCGGAGCCTCCGGCGCCCGCAATAA
- a CDS encoding NAD-dependent epimerase/dehydratase family protein has product MSDALATGGFEGRTVLVTGGAGAIGSNLCRALAAAGAGTIVVLDDLSSSAVWNVPSLPNLLFVEGSVLDDIALKRVFNRGIDDVFHLAAFFANQNSVDYPERDLAVNGMGILKVLEYSRLTGVDRFVYASSGCSIYPCDAPLPLTEDLITLDLGTPYQITKALGELYCNYFHKQYGLKVFKTRFFNSFGPGEVPGRYRNVIPNFIYWALRGEPLPVTGTGDETRDFTYVGDIVRGMILAAGCEGAVGEAVNLGSGTETSVRDLAETINAKTGNRAGLRRIDRRKWDHKDRLLASIDKAERLIGYRPQTSFEEGLDATIAWFRENWESIRRSADFGPGVSPALLV; this is encoded by the coding sequence ATGAGCGACGCGCTAGCCACCGGCGGTTTCGAAGGCAGAACCGTCCTGGTCACGGGCGGCGCCGGGGCCATCGGGAGCAACCTCTGCCGGGCCCTGGCCGCGGCCGGGGCCGGGACGATCGTGGTCCTCGACGACCTCTCCTCCTCGGCGGTCTGGAACGTTCCCTCCTTGCCCAACCTGCTCTTCGTGGAGGGAAGCGTCCTCGACGACATCGCCCTCAAACGCGTCTTCAACCGGGGGATCGACGACGTCTTCCACCTGGCGGCTTTCTTCGCCAACCAGAATTCGGTCGATTACCCGGAGCGGGACCTGGCCGTCAACGGCATGGGCATCCTCAAGGTCCTGGAATATTCCCGGCTGACCGGCGTCGACCGTTTCGTCTACGCCTCCAGCGGCTGTTCCATCTACCCCTGCGACGCCCCCCTCCCCCTGACCGAGGACCTGATCACCCTCGATCTCGGCACCCCGTATCAGATCACCAAGGCCCTGGGCGAACTGTACTGCAACTATTTTCACAAGCAGTACGGACTGAAGGTGTTCAAGACCCGTTTCTTCAACTCCTTCGGGCCCGGCGAGGTGCCCGGGCGCTATCGCAACGTCATCCCCAACTTCATCTACTGGGCTCTCCGGGGCGAACCCCTGCCCGTCACCGGCACCGGCGACGAGACCCGGGATTTCACCTATGTCGGCGACATCGTCCGGGGAATGATCCTGGCCGCCGGTTGCGAGGGGGCCGTCGGCGAAGCCGTCAACCTGGGGTCGGGCACGGAGACGAGCGTCAGGGACCTGGCCGAGACGATCAACGCCAAGACCGGGAACCGGGCCGGCCTGCGGCGGATCGACCGCAGGAAATGGGACCATAAGGACCGTCTGCTGGCTTCGATCGACAAGGCCGAACGTCTGATCGGCTACCGCCCCCAAACCTCGTTCGAGGAAGGGCTGGACGCCACCATCGCCTGGTTCCGGGAGAACTGGGAATCCATCCGCAGGTCCGCCGACTTCGGGCCCGGCGTATCGCCCGCCCTCCTGGTCTGA
- a CDS encoding polysaccharide biosynthesis tyrosine autokinase translates to MAFSGEWISFREKVFIILKRKWVLVTFLVVVMTVVIIATFTATPLYRASARLIIEPRMPKVMPFEELFTIGGRQLDYYNTQYKILTSPSLAEMVIEDLKTRKDQLKLSRKQVESLNVDRLLAMVKIVPISQSYAVDIQVIGPDPKMTSIIANTWARQYIRHEIEAKMASTRQALSQLESRLMEQSEKVQQAQRELQDYKERERIVSLENRQTIIERDLSELSSLYLQARQERLNKEHELSQLLKYAPGDPALEGFPVIMRNPIVQRLKSQLVSVQGVISEYSQRYKEQHPKMQQVQAEKASLDAKLQEEITKIIEGMRKEYEISLNNEEKLSQELEGLKEKALSIDRKKIRYSALEDHVASARKIYEALLERVNEASMSGQIEVSNIRVLDDARTPQYPFKPRKGFNLLLGFVLGAVGGVGLIFLMENLDDTLKTSSDIKNHLKLPLLGAIPIYEQIDGQELAGLPVLARPMGVIAESFRSIRTSIHFAFMDNSPRVILVTSSMPREGKTDIVAQLGVVLAQADEKVLVVDSDLRKPRLSKLFRRSGSGPGLSEFLRGEAELKDIIYTSEDGSLEVIPGGDPPQNPAELLNLPRFRQFIEFARGNWDRVIMDSPPLVSVTDAAILSRYADGVVYVVRSGAISWKKAVHGREQLQAVQAEILGVVLNAVDVNRSEYYHYYRSYY, encoded by the coding sequence ATGGCATTTTCCGGAGAATGGATCAGTTTCCGCGAGAAAGTCTTCATCATCCTCAAGCGGAAATGGGTGCTGGTCACGTTTCTGGTGGTGGTGATGACGGTGGTGATCATCGCCACCTTCACCGCCACCCCGCTCTACCGCGCCAGCGCCCGGCTGATCATCGAGCCGCGCATGCCCAAGGTGATGCCCTTCGAGGAGTTGTTCACGATCGGCGGCCGCCAGCTCGATTACTACAACACCCAGTACAAGATCCTGACCAGCCCTTCGCTGGCCGAGATGGTGATCGAGGACCTCAAGACCCGCAAGGACCAACTCAAGCTTTCGCGTAAGCAGGTGGAGTCGCTCAACGTCGATCGCCTCCTGGCCATGGTCAAGATCGTCCCCATCTCCCAGAGTTACGCCGTCGACATCCAGGTCATCGGTCCCGACCCCAAGATGACCTCGATTATTGCCAACACCTGGGCCCGCCAGTATATCCGGCATGAAATCGAGGCCAAGATGGCCTCGACCCGCCAGGCGCTCTCCCAGTTGGAGAGCCGGCTGATGGAACAGAGCGAGAAGGTCCAGCAGGCCCAGCGCGAACTCCAGGATTACAAGGAGCGGGAACGGATCGTCTCCCTGGAGAACCGGCAGACGATCATAGAGCGCGACCTCTCCGAACTCAGCTCCCTCTACCTGCAGGCCCGGCAGGAACGCCTGAACAAGGAGCACGAGCTGTCCCAGCTGCTCAAGTACGCTCCCGGCGATCCGGCCCTGGAAGGGTTCCCCGTCATCATGCGCAACCCCATCGTCCAGCGGCTCAAGAGCCAGCTGGTGAGCGTGCAGGGAGTCATCTCCGAGTATTCCCAGCGCTACAAGGAGCAGCATCCCAAGATGCAGCAGGTCCAGGCCGAGAAGGCCTCGCTGGATGCCAAACTGCAGGAGGAGATCACCAAGATCATCGAGGGGATGCGCAAGGAATACGAAATTTCCCTCAACAACGAGGAGAAACTCTCCCAGGAGCTGGAGGGGCTCAAGGAAAAAGCCCTGAGCATCGACCGCAAGAAAATCCGTTACAGCGCCCTGGAAGACCACGTCGCCAGCGCCCGCAAGATCTACGAGGCCCTGCTGGAGCGGGTCAACGAGGCCAGCATGAGCGGGCAGATCGAGGTCAGCAACATCCGGGTCCTGGACGACGCCCGCACTCCTCAGTACCCCTTCAAGCCCCGCAAGGGGTTCAACCTCCTGCTCGGGTTCGTGCTCGGGGCGGTGGGCGGAGTGGGTCTGATCTTCCTGATGGAGAACCTGGACGACACCCTGAAAACGTCGTCGGACATCAAGAACCACCTCAAGCTCCCGTTGCTGGGGGCGATTCCCATCTACGAACAGATCGACGGCCAGGAGTTGGCGGGTCTGCCGGTGCTGGCGCGCCCCATGGGGGTGATCGCCGAGTCTTTCCGCAGCATCCGCACCTCTATCCATTTCGCCTTCATGGACAACTCTCCGCGGGTGATCCTGGTGACCAGTTCCATGCCCCGGGAGGGGAAGACCGACATCGTCGCCCAGCTGGGGGTGGTGCTGGCCCAGGCCGACGAAAAGGTGCTGGTGGTCGATAGCGACCTGCGCAAGCCCAGGTTGAGCAAGCTCTTCCGGAGGAGCGGTTCCGGACCCGGCTTGAGCGAATTCCTCCGCGGGGAAGCGGAGCTGAAGGACATCATCTATACATCCGAAGACGGCTCGCTCGAGGTCATCCCGGGCGGAGACCCCCCCCAGAACCCCGCCGAACTGCTCAACCTTCCCCGCTTCCGGCAGTTCATCGAATTCGCCCGCGGCAACTGGGACCGGGTGATCATGGATTCCCCCCCGCTGGTTTCGGTGACCGACGCCGCCATTCTCAGCCGTTACGCCGACGGCGTGGTCTACGTGGTCAGGTCGGGCGCCATCAGCTGGAAGAAGGCGGTCCACGGCCGCGAGCAGCTCCAGGCCGTTCAGGCCGAGATCCTGGGGGTCGTCCTCAACGCGGTCGACGTCAACCGCAGCGAATACTACCACTACTACCGGTCGTACTACTGA
- a CDS encoding polysaccharide biosynthesis/export family protein: MKTRTRERVRCLRLWRPALLAAAVSWGCASSPQSPPQESAEGSPEAVSSPVPAPEGPAFDYRVPGAGGFVIGPGNVLDINVLGESELSLPVLVTEAGTISYPLLGEVSVAGFTPMKLERRLEELLAENYLVSPRVTIFIREYGKISVLGQIKKPGSYQYREQLTVTGAIALGGGLTDIADPNDTQVIRSEDGGKKVMRVRLKDILEGGEEEDDVVLRPGDIVFVPESYF; encoded by the coding sequence ATGAAGACGCGCACACGAGAACGGGTTCGTTGCTTGCGGCTCTGGAGGCCGGCGCTGCTGGCCGCCGCCGTTTCCTGGGGTTGCGCCTCTTCTCCCCAATCCCCTCCGCAGGAATCTGCCGAAGGTTCCCCGGAAGCCGTTTCCAGTCCCGTCCCCGCTCCGGAGGGCCCCGCGTTCGACTACCGGGTCCCGGGGGCCGGCGGGTTCGTGATCGGGCCGGGAAACGTTCTCGACATCAACGTTCTCGGGGAGAGCGAACTGTCCCTTCCGGTCCTGGTGACTGAAGCCGGGACCATCTCCTACCCCCTCCTGGGGGAGGTCTCCGTGGCCGGGTTCACCCCCATGAAACTGGAGCGGCGTCTGGAGGAACTGCTGGCCGAAAACTATCTGGTTTCTCCCCGCGTCACCATCTTCATCCGCGAGTACGGAAAGATATCGGTGCTGGGTCAGATCAAGAAACCCGGCTCCTACCAATACCGGGAGCAGCTCACCGTGACCGGGGCCATCGCCCTGGGCGGCGGGTTGACCGACATCGCCGACCCCAACGACACCCAGGTCATCCGCAGCGAGGATGGGGGCAAGAAAGTCATGCGCGTCCGGCTCAAGGATATCCTGGAGGGCGGCGAGGAGGAAGACGACGTGGTCCTGCGCCCCGGCGATATCGTGTTTGTTCCCGAGAGTTACTTTTAA
- a CDS encoding outer membrane beta-barrel protein, whose protein sequence is MSDISKVIAILVAASAPFSSAAAASLRANGPGHGIAYGNLTLTPQVWLSGEYDSNIYWSNYDEQSDYIYTVSPGVKLELPWDRERNVFKAWYRADLIYFQDHPRENHQDHTADGYLRYRVSDYTLELEDLYRKTSSRFDTEFRERIRRTDNLARARLSAEYNAFEVQAEYRNFYRNFDTERYERYDRDENIADVYLLYRVASKTQALVEYVYDVIDYRTDNARDGQYHEILAGFRGNLTSRLTGEAKIGYQSRKYDQPYWNDYGGLVGYVSLEEEFSRATSLSVGWERTLQESTYVANSYYQINRVWARISQQLVRKLRGFAEASYGNYYYPNPDGVPGGNRRNDDAYFVSAGLVYSLQEYLNISLIYGWRRRDSNVPDLDYTDNRVGVVIYAYY, encoded by the coding sequence ATGTCTGATATTTCGAAAGTAATCGCGATCCTGGTGGCGGCTTCGGCCCCGTTCTCTTCGGCTGCGGCCGCGTCGCTTCGGGCCAACGGCCCCGGTCACGGGATCGCCTACGGGAACCTCACGCTCACTCCCCAGGTCTGGTTGAGCGGGGAGTACGACAGCAATATTTACTGGTCGAACTACGACGAGCAGAGCGATTACATCTATACCGTCAGCCCCGGGGTCAAGCTGGAGCTCCCCTGGGACCGGGAGAGAAACGTCTTCAAAGCCTGGTACCGGGCCGACCTGATCTACTTCCAGGACCATCCCCGGGAGAACCACCAGGACCATACCGCCGACGGCTACCTGCGCTACCGGGTCTCCGACTACACCCTCGAACTCGAGGACCTTTACCGCAAGACCTCATCCCGGTTCGACACCGAATTCCGGGAGCGGATACGCCGGACCGACAATCTGGCCCGGGCCCGGCTCTCCGCCGAGTATAACGCCTTCGAAGTTCAGGCCGAGTACCGCAACTTCTACCGCAATTTCGACACCGAACGGTACGAACGCTACGACCGCGACGAGAACATCGCCGACGTCTACCTCCTCTACCGAGTGGCCTCCAAGACCCAGGCGCTGGTGGAATACGTGTATGACGTTATCGACTACCGCACCGACAACGCCCGCGACGGCCAGTACCACGAGATCCTGGCCGGGTTCCGGGGGAATCTCACTTCCCGGTTGACCGGGGAAGCAAAAATCGGTTACCAGTCGCGCAAATACGACCAACCCTACTGGAACGACTACGGAGGGTTGGTCGGATACGTTTCCCTGGAAGAGGAATTTTCGCGCGCGACCAGCCTCTCGGTGGGGTGGGAGCGCACCCTCCAGGAATCGACCTACGTCGCCAACAGCTATTACCAGATAAACCGGGTCTGGGCCCGGATCAGCCAGCAGCTGGTGCGCAAATTGCGCGGCTTCGCGGAAGCCAGTTACGGGAATTACTACTACCCCAACCCCGACGGGGTCCCCGGCGGGAACCGCCGCAACGACGACGCCTACTTCGTATCCGCCGGATTGGTGTACAGCCTTCAGGAATACCTGAACATTTCCCTGATCTACGGCTGGCGCCGCCGGGATTCCAACGTCCCCGACCTCGACTACACCGACAACCGGGTCGGAGTGGTGATTTACGCTTATTATTGA